One part of the Amphiura filiformis chromosome 5, Afil_fr2py, whole genome shotgun sequence genome encodes these proteins:
- the LOC140152630 gene encoding cytochrome c oxidase assembly factor 6 homolog, whose translation MAKPNFPDAASRRKCWGARDEYFDCLTKNTDDESQCANLKKAFESSCPNTWVKHFVRRRDYLQYKDKLGTEGFVPAGEKQKS comes from the exons ATGGCTAAACCGAATTTTCCAGATGCTGCAAGCCGACGGAAATGTTGGGGAGCCAGAGACGAGTATTTTGATTGCCTTACGAAAAATACTGATGACGAAAGTCAATGTGCTAACCTTAAGAAAGCCTTTGAGAGTAGCTGTCCAAATACATGG gtaaaacactttgtacGAAGAAGAGACTATCTACAATACAAAGACAAATTAGGAACAGAAGGTTTTGTACCTGCAGGAGAAAAGCAAAAATCATAG